From Apium graveolens cultivar Ventura chromosome 9, ASM990537v1, whole genome shotgun sequence, the proteins below share one genomic window:
- the LOC141685456 gene encoding uncharacterized protein LOC141685456 produces MTNFPLRNVLSKPDLTGRMAKWAIRLSTYDITYDTRIAIKSQSLADFSPSQMTDAEQEFQQILSRVDVKPWTLYTDRALNVNGTRLGLILKSPQGDMVAQSICCDFKATKNKAKYEALIMGLTIAKDMKIKNIDVNCDSLLIVNHVKGSYESKYPKMVACLDITKGLTNHFDNFGIQQVPRESNMQADALSGLGAGSKDYI; encoded by the coding sequence ATGACGAACTTCCCTTTGAGGAATGTTTTGAGTAAACCTGATCTGACAGGAAGAATGGCAAAATGGGCAATACGACTAAGTACTTACGACATCACGTATGACACAAGGATTGCGATAAAGTCACAATCCTTGGCTGATTTTAGTCCAAGCCAAATGACAGATGCTGAGCAGGAATTTCAGCAAATTCTTTCAAGAGTAGATGTGAAGCCTTGGACATTGTACACAGATAGGGCATTGAATGTCAATGGAACAAGATTGGGGCTTATACTCAAATCTCCACAGGGGGATATGGTAGCTCAATCAATATGTTGTGACTTTAAAGCCACAAAAAATAAAGCTAAATATGAGGCATTGATCATGGGACTTACAATTGCTAAAGATATGAAGATCAAGAATATTGACGTCAACTGTGATTCCTTACTCATTGTTAATCACGTCAAGGGGTCTTATGAATCCAAATATCCCAAGATGGTTGCATGCCTGGACATCACCAAAGGGTTAACCAACCACTTCGATAACTTCGGCATACAACAGGTTCCAAGGGAAAGTAACATGCAAGCTGATGCATTATCCGGATTGGGAGCTGGTTCAAAAGATTATATTTAA